The proteins below come from a single Sorghum bicolor cultivar BTx623 chromosome 4, Sorghum_bicolor_NCBIv3, whole genome shotgun sequence genomic window:
- the LOC8068922 gene encoding uncharacterized protein LOC8068922 has protein sequence MIVCHGKFCRHLIQGQGYICTSQTQRADARGRERALEQAPGSERPNWNAPRHPPSPPPPSPLSPGRPTPRAARQTEPPHPTPPSTPGLPLRADDTQGPPRQEIERPPMADASPLLPPAPGKSPATAARFARCASSANDELRSFRACLAWLCVDHSSSPRVAAVGSWAVFLLLAVAAPAAVRLLLLLPLVADDPPPRPFDGQVQVSLTLAASLAYVSLRALLHRAGGLRRLLYLDSLRRDSEDVQAGYAAQLARSFRVLACFVLPCALAEAAYKAYWYHAAAAYGGGSRRRRWCWAAAACAVEVASWVYRVALFFMVCVLFRVICYLQILRMVGFAREFGRFADVAAVLQHHRRIREQLRKISHRYRKFIVCSLVLVSASQFAALLATTRPHAVVNLATAGELALCSMSLVAGLLMCLYSAAKITHKTQAMTSVAAAWHADATVHAFDNDQENPDPDLPPTAGYYLAPANAYRVAAGDESGSGGDDDDDSRSECSSLDDPKYVPFQANNISFQKRQALVTYLENNRAGITVYGFVVDRAWLHALFMIEFSLVMWLLGKTVGIS, from the exons ATGATAGTCTGTCACGGCAAATTCTGTCGTCACCTCATTCAAGGTCAAGGGTATATATGTACATCCCAGACCCAGAGAGCAGACGCCAGAGGGAGAGAAAGAGCCCTAGAGCAGGCACCAGGCAGCGAGCGGCCCAACTGGAACGCGCCGCGCCAtccaccatcaccaccaccaccctcgCCCCTCTCTCCCGGGCGGCCCACGCCACGCGCAGCCAGACAGACAGAGCCACCTCACCCCACTCCGCCCTCCACTCCCGGTCTCCCGCTCCGTGCCGACGACACCCAAGGCCCGCCACGCCAGGAAATCGAGCGCCCACCGATGGCGGACGCGTCGCCGCTActgccgccggcgccggggaAGTCACCGGCCACCGCGGCGCGGTTCGCGCGGTGCGCGTCGAGCGCGAACGACGAGCTCCGCAGCTTCCGCGCCTGCCTCGCCTGGCTGTGCGTCGACCACTCCTCCTCCCCGCGCGTCGCGGCCGTGGGCTCCTGGGcggtcttcctcctcctcgccgtcgccgcgcccGCGGCcgtccgcctcctcctcctcctccccctcgtCGCCGACGACCCCCCGCCGCGGCCCTTCGACGGGCAGGTCCAGGTGTCGCTCACCCTGGCCGCGTCGCTCGCCTACGTCTCCCTCCGCGCGCTGCTCCACCGCGCGGGCGGGCTCCGCCGCCTGCTCTACCTCGACAGCCTCCGCCGCGACTCCGAGGACGTGCAGGCCGGGTACGCCGCGCAGCTGGCGCGCTCCTTCCGCGTCCTCGCCTGCTTCGTGCTCCCCTGCGCGCTCGCCGAGGCCGCCTACAAGGCCTACTGgtaccacgccgccgccgcgtacGGCGGCggctcgcgccgccgccgctggtgcTGGGCCGCCGCGGCCTGCGCCGTCGAGGTCGCCTCCTGGGTGTACCGCGTCGCGCTCTTCTTCATGGTCTGCGTGCTCTTCCGCGTCATCTGCTACCTGCAGATCCTGCGGATGGTCGGCTTCGCGCGCGAGTTCGGCAGGTTCGCCGACGTCGCCGCCGTGCTGCAGCACCACCGCCGGATCAGGGAGCAGCTCAGAAAGATCAGCCACCGGTACCGCAAGTTCATCGTCTGCAGCCTCGTGCTCGTCTCCGCCAGCCAGTTCGCCGCGCTGCTCGCCACCACCAGGCCGCACGCCGTCGTCAATCTCGCCACCGCCGGCGAGCTCGCG CTGTGCTCGATGAGCCTGGTGGCGGGTCTGCTGATGTGCCTGTACAGCGCGGCGAAGATCACGCACAAGACGCAGGCGATGACGAGCGTGGCGGCGGCGTGGCACGCGGACGCCACGGTGCACGCCTTCGACAACGACCAGGAGAACCCGGACCCGGACCTGCCGCCCACCGCGGGCTACTACCTGGCGCCCGCCAACGCCTACCGCGTGGCCGCCGGCGACGAgtccggcagcggcggcgacgacgacgacgacagccgGAGCGAGTGCTCCTCGCTCGACGACCCAAAGTACGTGCCGTTCCAGGCCAACAACATCAGCTTCCAGAAGAGGCAGGCGCTGG TGACGTACCTGGAGAACAACCGGGCGGGGATCACGGTGTACGGCTTCGTGGTGGACCGGGCGTGGCTGCACGCGCTCTTCATGATCGAGTTCTCGCTCGTCATGTGGCTGCTCGGCAAGACCGTCGGCATCTCCTGA